In [Clostridium] cellulosi, one genomic interval encodes:
- a CDS encoding hypothetical protein (High confidence in function and specificity) — MKQFSSKEIRNVVLLGHGSSGKTSLAEAMLYASGTSQRLGSIASGTTICDCDPEEIRRHMSIFLTVAPIEWNGCKINILDAPGQPDFEGEVVEGLRAADCAVIAVSGKSGIHVGTELAWEKVREAHMPAAFFISKLDEEQADFYKVLEELKSTFGAAVCPLIVPFDEGGTLTYINIITKKAYRYDKGKPAEVPLPDTGNKLDELIAAISEAVAETSDELFDKYFSGEAFTEEELTNGILNGFRDGTISPVFCGSSVTGAGIDMFLNGITSLFPSADTKYKAKGADGGEVTLNASNTEPLAAFVFKTVADPYVGKLSYVRVYSGQLKPETIVVNSRTGKPERVGKLCLLRGKKQIETAVIGPGDIGAIAKMNTPKTGDTLCEPTKVVSLPEIRFPRPCLSMAIKPVKKGDEEKISLGLHRLMEEDQTITYETNPETREQILSGLGELHIDITVSKLKSKFGADVTLSTPEVAYRETIRKKVKCEGKHKKQTGGHGQYGHVIIEFEPSDSEELVFEEKVFGGSVPKNYFPAVEKGLREAVSHGVIAGYPVVNIKATLLDGSYHPVDSSEMAFKTAAALALKAALPQASPVLLEPYGLLKVNVQESALGDVIGEINKRRGRVLGMDHIEGGREIIQAEAPIAEMHDFSVSLRAITQGRGSFTFEFLRYEEAPPQVAQAVAAARSAQSAG; from the coding sequence GTGAAACAGTTCAGTTCGAAGGAAATAAGAAATGTTGTACTGTTAGGCCACGGTTCGAGTGGAAAAACCTCTCTTGCTGAAGCAATGCTATACGCTTCCGGAACAAGCCAGCGACTGGGCTCAATCGCTTCCGGAACAACCATCTGCGATTGTGACCCAGAGGAAATTCGGCGCCATATGTCGATTTTCCTGACAGTCGCCCCGATTGAATGGAATGGATGTAAAATCAATATTCTTGATGCCCCCGGACAGCCGGACTTTGAGGGTGAAGTGGTAGAAGGTCTGCGCGCCGCTGATTGCGCTGTAATAGCTGTCTCGGGAAAATCCGGTATTCATGTCGGGACAGAGCTTGCATGGGAAAAGGTAAGGGAAGCTCACATGCCAGCCGCGTTTTTTATCAGCAAGCTCGATGAGGAACAGGCTGATTTTTATAAAGTGCTGGAAGAGCTTAAATCTACCTTCGGAGCTGCTGTTTGCCCGCTGATTGTGCCTTTTGACGAAGGCGGAACTCTCACCTACATAAATATCATTACAAAGAAGGCATACAGATACGATAAAGGAAAACCAGCTGAAGTGCCTTTGCCGGATACAGGAAATAAACTCGACGAACTAATCGCTGCGATCAGCGAGGCGGTGGCCGAGACAAGCGACGAGCTTTTTGATAAATATTTTTCCGGAGAAGCTTTCACTGAAGAAGAACTTACCAACGGCATACTCAACGGATTCAGAGACGGCACCATCTCACCCGTATTTTGCGGTTCTTCCGTCACAGGCGCCGGCATTGATATGTTCCTTAACGGAATAACCTCACTTTTTCCAAGCGCGGACACGAAATACAAAGCAAAGGGCGCGGACGGCGGCGAGGTAACTCTCAATGCGTCTAATACCGAACCGCTCGCGGCGTTTGTTTTTAAAACTGTGGCCGACCCATATGTGGGCAAGCTCTCTTATGTTCGCGTCTATTCCGGCCAACTCAAGCCTGAAACCATCGTTGTCAATTCAAGAACAGGTAAACCTGAAAGAGTTGGCAAACTCTGCTTGCTGCGCGGCAAAAAGCAGATTGAAACTGCTGTAATAGGCCCCGGCGACATCGGCGCTATTGCTAAAATGAATACACCTAAGACCGGTGACACGCTCTGCGAACCGACAAAAGTCGTGTCACTGCCGGAAATCAGATTCCCGCGCCCGTGCCTTTCCATGGCCATCAAGCCAGTGAAAAAGGGCGACGAAGAAAAGATTTCACTCGGGCTTCACCGCCTTATGGAAGAGGACCAAACCATCACTTATGAAACCAATCCTGAAACAAGGGAACAGATTCTGTCTGGGCTCGGTGAACTACATATAGATATCACTGTATCAAAACTGAAATCGAAATTCGGTGCTGACGTAACGCTTTCCACTCCCGAAGTAGCCTATCGCGAAACAATCCGTAAAAAGGTTAAATGCGAGGGCAAACATAAAAAGCAGACCGGCGGTCATGGCCAGTATGGGCATGTTATCATTGAGTTTGAGCCTTCCGACAGCGAGGAACTGGTGTTTGAAGAAAAGGTGTTCGGCGGCTCTGTGCCTAAAAACTATTTCCCAGCCGTTGAAAAGGGGCTTCGCGAAGCTGTCAGCCACGGCGTCATAGCCGGTTATCCGGTCGTCAATATCAAAGCGACTTTGCTCGATGGGTCATACCATCCCGTCGATTCCTCTGAAATGGCCTTTAAGACAGCGGCGGCTCTCGCTTTAAAAGCAGCTCTCCCGCAGGCCTCACCTGTTTTGCTTGAGCCATATGGGCTGCTCAAGGTCAATGTCCAGGAAAGCGCGTTGGGTGACGTTATCGGAGAAATAAACAAGAGACGCGGACGGGTACTTGGCATGGACCACATTGAGGGAGGACGGGAAATCATACAGGCAGAAGCTCCTATCGCGGAAATGCATGATTTCAGCGTTTCCCTTCGTGCAATTACTCAAGGCAGAGGCAGCTTCACCTTTGAATTCTTGCGCTACGAGGAAGCTCCCCCGCAGGTAGCGCAGGCAGTTGCCGCCGCAAGATCTGCTCAGTCGGCAGGTTGA
- the rmuC gene encoding DNA recombination protein RmuC homolog (High confidence in function and specificity), with protein MEDTLLILIVVFSAISLIFSFATLIAVRRVKTENSQKDILKRIEDIRRDMLDDLRQARLENQQTTQNIVKSMSDVLSNGISRTAAVQDTRLAELNAQLSLRQETLQKTVTEMLKRMDAQLFANMARSEEKMEAIRSTVEERLTSLQAENAKKLDEMRSTVDEKLEKTLHERIGQSFKLVSDRLEQVYKGLGEMQTLAAGVGDLKKVLSNVKTRGVLGEVQLGAILEEILSPEQYSANVATKKGSNCVVEYAVKLPGTGDRSVWLPIDAKFPADAYTQLIDAYDSGVPEAVEAAGAALERRIKLFAKEIRDKYIDTPNTTDFAVMFLPFEGLYAEVARRGLFEVLQRDYKITVAGPTTMAAFLNSLQMGFRTLAIQKRSSEVWAVLGAVKTEFEKFGNVLASAQQKLTQANTELDKLVGVRTRQIQRKLDSIVSMPDTEIGILGNELTENK; from the coding sequence ATGGAAGATACTTTATTGATTTTAATAGTTGTTTTTTCCGCAATTTCGCTCATTTTTTCATTTGCAACATTGATAGCTGTCAGGCGTGTCAAGACTGAAAACAGCCAAAAGGATATATTGAAGCGGATTGAGGATATCCGCCGGGATATGCTCGATGATTTAAGGCAGGCGAGGCTGGAAAACCAGCAGACCACACAGAATATAGTAAAATCGATGAGCGATGTGCTGAGCAACGGCATTTCCCGTACAGCGGCCGTACAGGACACAAGGCTTGCGGAGCTCAACGCCCAGCTCTCGCTGCGTCAGGAAACGCTCCAAAAGACTGTTACCGAAATGCTCAAACGCATGGACGCACAGCTTTTCGCCAACATGGCCCGCAGCGAAGAGAAGATGGAGGCGATACGTTCAACCGTTGAGGAACGGCTTACGTCCCTTCAGGCGGAAAATGCGAAGAAGCTCGATGAAATGCGCTCGACTGTCGATGAAAAGCTTGAAAAAACACTCCATGAAAGAATAGGGCAGTCGTTCAAGCTTGTCAGCGACAGGCTCGAGCAGGTTTATAAAGGGCTCGGGGAAATGCAGACGCTGGCAGCCGGGGTCGGCGACCTGAAAAAAGTTTTATCAAACGTAAAGACACGCGGTGTACTGGGTGAAGTCCAGCTTGGGGCTATTCTTGAGGAAATACTGTCGCCTGAGCAATACAGTGCTAACGTTGCGACCAAAAAGGGCAGCAACTGCGTCGTCGAATATGCCGTAAAACTCCCGGGAACAGGGGACAGGAGCGTATGGCTGCCTATTGACGCTAAGTTTCCGGCGGACGCATATACTCAGCTTATAGACGCATATGACAGCGGAGTGCCTGAAGCGGTTGAAGCTGCCGGTGCAGCGCTTGAGCGCCGTATAAAGCTGTTTGCGAAGGAAATCAGGGATAAGTACATAGATACGCCGAACACGACTGATTTTGCGGTTATGTTCCTGCCTTTCGAGGGACTATACGCGGAAGTAGCGAGGCGCGGACTTTTCGAGGTGCTTCAGCGGGATTATAAAATAACGGTGGCAGGGCCGACGACAATGGCAGCTTTCCTAAACAGCCTGCAGATGGGATTCAGGACGCTTGCAATCCAGAAGCGTTCAAGCGAGGTCTGGGCGGTGCTGGGCGCCGTTAAAACTGAATTTGAAAAATTCGGAAATGTTCTGGCGTCTGCACAGCAAAAATTGACCCAGGCAAATACCGAGCTGGACAAGCTTGTAGGCGTAAGAACCCGGCAGATTCAGCGCAAGCTGGATTCCATTGTAAGTATGCCAGATACTGAAATTGGTATTCTCGGAAATGAATTAACAGAGAACAAATGA
- a CDS encoding cellobiose phosphorylase (High confidence in function and specificity), with protein sequence MRFGHFDDKRREYVINTPKTPYPWINYLGTQEFFSLISNTAGGYSFYKDARLRRITRFRYNDIPVDSNGRYFYINDGGEIWSPGFKPVQNKLDFYECRHGLGYTIITGRKNDIEAQVTFFVPINANCEIQRLKLKNVGSKNKKFNVYSFIEWCLWDANDDDRNFQRNFSTGEVEIEGSTLYHKTEYRERRNHFAFYHVNADIRGFDTDRDTFLGQFNGLNNPDAVTRNKSFNSVADGWSPIASHNVEVVLAAGEEKELIFILGYCENPADKKFMPDGSLNKAPAHELIERFNTTEKADKAFAELNDYWSSLLTQFHIDSPDDKLNRMVNIWNQYQCMVTFNMSRSASYFESGVGRGMGFRDSNQDLLGFVHQIPTRARERILDLAATQLEDGGAYHQYQPLTKKGNNAIGGNFSDDPLWLIISVAAYIKETGDFDILKENVPFDNNEKLAAPLFEHLRRSFYHVINNLGPHGLPLIGRADWNDCLNLNCFSTEPGESFQTTTNTEGKVAESVLVGGMFVYAGPDFVELCRRMGYNDEAKKAQQYIDKMEEAVLKYGYDGEWFLRAYDSFGKKVGSKECEEGKIFLEPQGMCVMAGIGVKTGEAKKALDSVKKYLDTKYGCVLLTPAYTKYSPALGEISSYPPGYKENAGIFCHINPWIMAAEATIGRGDRAFELYKKIAPAYIEDISEIHKLEPYVYSQMVAGKDAKLFGQAKNSWLTGTAAWNFVAISQFILGIKPDYDGLKIDPCIPSDMKEYTVTRHFRNADYVITVKNPNGVCKGVKEVTIDGKKAESNILPVFADGKKHTATVVLG encoded by the coding sequence TTGAGATTTGGCCATTTTGACGACAAAAGACGGGAGTATGTTATAAATACGCCCAAAACTCCTTATCCATGGATTAATTACCTTGGCACACAGGAATTTTTTTCGCTGATTTCAAATACAGCCGGTGGATACAGCTTTTATAAAGACGCACGTCTCCGCAGGATCACAAGGTTCCGATACAATGATATTCCAGTCGACAGCAACGGGAGATATTTTTATATAAATGACGGCGGTGAAATATGGTCGCCCGGCTTCAAACCCGTTCAGAACAAACTCGACTTCTACGAGTGCCGTCACGGCCTGGGCTATACAATAATCACAGGGCGGAAAAACGATATCGAAGCTCAGGTAACATTTTTTGTTCCGATAAATGCAAACTGTGAAATCCAAAGGCTCAAGCTCAAAAATGTAGGTTCAAAGAACAAAAAGTTCAATGTATATTCCTTTATAGAGTGGTGCTTGTGGGACGCCAACGATGACGACCGCAATTTCCAGCGCAATTTCAGCACCGGAGAAGTTGAAATTGAAGGCTCGACGCTTTATCATAAGACCGAATACCGCGAGCGCCGCAACCATTTTGCATTTTACCATGTAAATGCGGACATCAGGGGCTTTGATACGGACAGGGACACATTCCTCGGACAGTTCAACGGGCTGAACAATCCTGACGCGGTAACGCGAAACAAGTCCTTCAACTCCGTTGCAGACGGCTGGTCGCCTATAGCGTCACATAATGTAGAGGTTGTGCTTGCGGCCGGTGAGGAAAAGGAACTGATATTCATACTCGGTTACTGCGAAAATCCTGCGGATAAAAAATTCATGCCTGACGGCAGCTTGAACAAGGCCCCCGCCCATGAGCTAATTGAGCGGTTCAACACTACAGAAAAAGCGGACAAGGCCTTTGCCGAGCTGAACGACTATTGGAGCAGCCTGCTCACCCAGTTCCATATCGACAGCCCGGATGACAAGCTCAACCGCATGGTCAACATCTGGAACCAGTATCAGTGCATGGTCACTTTCAATATGTCGCGCAGCGCTTCATATTTTGAGTCTGGTGTCGGCCGCGGCATGGGATTCCGCGATTCAAACCAGGATTTGCTCGGATTCGTCCATCAGATTCCGACACGCGCCCGGGAGCGTATCCTCGACCTTGCCGCGACACAGCTCGAGGACGGCGGCGCATACCACCAGTATCAGCCCCTTACTAAAAAGGGCAACAACGCCATCGGCGGCAACTTCAGCGATGACCCGCTGTGGCTTATCATTTCTGTCGCCGCTTATATAAAAGAGACAGGCGATTTTGATATACTCAAAGAAAATGTGCCGTTTGACAATAACGAAAAGCTGGCCGCTCCGCTGTTTGAACATCTGCGCCGCTCGTTCTATCATGTTATAAACAACCTCGGCCCCCACGGGCTGCCGCTTATCGGCCGTGCCGACTGGAACGACTGCCTTAACCTCAACTGCTTCTCAACGGAGCCGGGCGAATCGTTCCAGACCACAACAAATACGGAGGGCAAAGTCGCTGAGTCAGTGCTCGTCGGCGGTATGTTTGTTTATGCCGGCCCTGACTTTGTTGAGCTTTGCCGGCGCATGGGGTATAACGATGAAGCTAAAAAGGCACAGCAATACATCGACAAGATGGAAGAAGCGGTGCTGAAGTATGGCTATGACGGTGAATGGTTCTTGCGTGCATATGACAGCTTCGGCAAAAAGGTCGGCTCAAAGGAATGTGAAGAGGGCAAGATTTTCTTAGAGCCTCAAGGTATGTGCGTAATGGCCGGTATCGGCGTTAAAACCGGAGAGGCAAAAAAGGCACTTGACTCGGTCAAAAAGTACCTCGATACAAAATACGGCTGTGTGCTGTTAACCCCGGCTTATACTAAGTATTCACCTGCGCTTGGAGAAATCTCGAGCTATCCGCCGGGATACAAGGAGAACGCGGGTATCTTCTGCCACATCAATCCGTGGATAATGGCGGCTGAAGCGACTATTGGCCGCGGCGACAGGGCATTTGAGCTTTATAAGAAGATAGCCCCGGCCTATATCGAGGATATCAGCGAAATCCACAAGCTGGAGCCGTATGTTTACTCTCAGATGGTTGCTGGCAAAGACGCAAAACTTTTCGGACAGGCCAAAAACTCATGGCTGACTGGTACCGCGGCTTGGAACTTTGTAGCTATATCCCAGTTCATCCTCGGTATCAAGCCTGATTACGACGGATTGAAGATTGACCCCTGCATCCCGTCTGATATGAAGGAATACACCGTCACAAGGCATTTCAGAAACGCTGATTATGTTATAACTGTAAAGAACCCGAACGGCGTCTGCAAGGGTGTAAAAGAGGTTACCATCGACGGCAAAAAGGCAGAAAGCAATATCCTACCGGTCTTTGCTGACGGCAAAAAGCACACTGCAACAGTTGTTCTTGGATAA